AAAAAATTATCAGACGGAGGGCGCATAAATAAATGGATAGAAAAAAACCTAAGATAATCACTATAGCATCAATTAAAGGGGGTGTTGGGAAAAGTACAAGTTCAATCATATTTGCAACACTATTGGCCCAAAAGCATAAAGTGCTTTTAATTGATATGGATACCCAAGCTTCTACTACTAGTTATTTTTATGAAAAAATAGAGGATCAAAATATAGATTTAAGAATAAATAACATATATGAAGTTTTAATAGATAAATTAAACGTCAATAGTTCAATTCTAAATGTTGAAAGTAATTTAGATTTAATCCCTAGTTATTTGACCTTACATAGTATAAATGCATTTGGATATAAGCATACTCTTAGTGAATTTAAATTAAAGAATGACCTGAAATATTTGAATATTAAGTATGATTACATAGTAATTGATACTCCCCCAAGTTTAGATTTCACATTAACTAGTTCTTTAATTTGTTGTAATTATGTAATAGTGCCGATGACAGCTGAAAAATGGACAATTGAAAGCTTTGACCTTTTAAAATTTTTTATGGAAAAAATAGCTTTAGAACTTCCTATTTTTTTTATTATTACTAGGTTTAAGAAAAACAATACACATAAACGATTATTAGAAATGATTAATTCAAAAAGTAATTTTTTGGGAACTATATCAGAACGGGAAGACTTGAATAAAAGAATAGCAGAAAACAATATTTTTGATTTTGGAAAAGACTATATTAAAGAATATGAAAATTCTTTAATAAATTTTTTTAAAAGAGTTGATTGATTTAAATATTAGTTCAACGCGTTGAACTAATATTTAATATAATTCAAGAGGTTCGATATGAAAAATAATAAAGAATTAAAAATTAATAAAAGAAATATTGATTCAAAAGGGAATGCATTACTTACTGCATCTGATGATAATGAAGAAGGTGCGGGAACAGTTCGTTATAATGCATTGAAAAAGAAATTATATATAAATCTTAGGGAAGGAATCTATAACAGAATAGAGTGTATGAAGATTTTAAAAGAAATAAAAGATAATGAATATTATAAGTTAGATGGATATAAAAGTTTTGATGCTTTTATAAGAAATTATGATGTTGCAAAAACCCAAGCTTATAATTATTTAAAAATTGCAACAGCCTTAGAAGAAGGATTGTTAGAGGAGCAATATGTACTAGAAAATGGATTTAGACAAATATTAAGCTTACTAAAGGATAAAGAAAGTGCAACAATAAAGAAATCAAAAGTAAATCCAATAAAACCATTAAGGTTTCAACTTAAAAGTCAAGAAAGTTATGGTTTTTATAAGAGCAATGCTAAATTTACTAGTTTTTTAATGGATGAACTTTTTGAAAATCAAAAAGATTTGCTTGATAAGCTTTTGAAGAAGTATAAAGAATTAAAAGGGGAATGATAAGGACGTATTTATGAGTAATTTAGCATATAAAACATATAGAACAGAAGATTTAAGGGTAGAGTTTTTAAATAAGGGGTTTACTGAAGAAGCAGTAGATTTCATTTTACTTCATAATGATAATTCTAATTTTGAAGTCTTAAGGGAAAAGATGAATTCATTAGAACAACAAATGATTAATGTAGAACAGAACTTAGAAAAAGATATTGAATTCATTAGGATGGAATTTAACAATAAACTAGAAAATTTGGATACTAAGATAGACAATGTAGAGAAGAATTTACAGAAAGACATATCTAATTTAGAGCGCAGTTTACTTAAAGAAATAGAAAGAAATAATGCAGTCTTAAGAGAAGAAATGAAAAAAGATAATGCAATCTTAAGAGAAGAAATGAAAAGAGATAATGCAGTCTTAAGAGAAGAAATGAAAAAAGATAATGCAGTCTTAAGAGAAGAAATGAAAAAAGATAATGCAGTACTATTAGAAAAGCTTGATATGTCAAATAAAGTTTTATTAGAAAAGCTTAAGATAGGGAATAGGATGTTAAACCTTATTTCATTGATAGGAATGCCCATCATTACTTCTATTCTTGTATACATAATAACAAACTATTTTGGGAGGGGGTAATGATACTGAAAATACAGGTAGTTGATTTTACTTTATATTTGGTGTACGATAATTATCGTTAGTAGTGCTATTCGTTTTAGGACTACCTATTTTATGATCACCATCAGTGGGCCTTAGAGCTTAGTTAAGGATTCTTTTAAGAGTTTTTAATTAAGCTCTAAATTTTTATCTTCAAGTTTAATAATGCAATATTTTGCTATCTTTTTATGATTTTTTTGTTAATAGTATTGCAAAATTTTAGTTTTTGTTATATATTATTTTTAATAATTCATAAAATAGGAGATTAAACCATGAATAATAATATGACAAAACCTGAGATATCAAATACGATTAGTACAATAACAGAAAAAATGAATTCAAGTAATATTTATGAGGTATGGGAAGCATATAAGAGTATGCATGGACTTAAAAGGATGGATACTCAATCAGAGAGAGAAATCTTAACTTTACTACAAGTAAATAATCTAAATCCATTCAAGAAGGAAGCATACATAATCCCATTTAATGGGAGATATGCAGTTGTGGTAGCATATCAAACATTACTTATAAGGGCATATGAGGCAGGGTATAGTAAATATAGCCTTGAATTTAAAGAAGAGATGGTTAAGACAATTAAAATTGATTCTAAAGGTAATAAAATGGTACAAGAAGATTGGCAATGTACAGCTTACTTCAAATCAGAGCATGGTAATATTTATAGTTTTTCTGTTTTATTTAATGAGTATTACAAAAACTCACCTATTTGGAGAGAGAAACCAGTATTTATGTTAAGGAAATGTGCAGTTAGTTGTCTATGCAGAACTTTGCCAGGCGCGGGGCTTGAGAGTATGCCCTATATAAGAGAAGAGTTAGGAGATACAGATGATCTTTATGAAGCTCATAAGGCACAACAAATAGGGCATACTGAAACTGAAAAAATAGTGACTAAAGAGATGCGCCCTGTTGATTATGAGTCTGTTACCAAAAGTGATAATAAGCATGTACCATCCAATCTATCAATTGAGAGTGAGGAAGATAATGATGCAAATACCTTAGGAACTAGACAAGACACAACACAGGAACAATCTAAGGGTGTAGAAACCCCACCTGTAGATGTGAATAGAGTTGTGAAATCTAATAATACTAATACAGTAGGAGTAAATAAAGATAATAAAGCTAATTCAATTAAGTTTAGTTGCTATAAAAGTCTTCTTATAGCAGCACGTGGTATGCATAAGCATTTGGTTGATAAACCATTTAAGAGTATATCGCAGATAAATGCAT
The sequence above is a segment of the Borrelia hermsii DAH genome. Coding sequences within it:
- a CDS encoding ParA family protein; translation: MDRKKPKIITIASIKGGVGKSTSSIIFATLLAQKHKVLLIDMDTQASTTSYFYEKIEDQNIDLRINNIYEVLIDKLNVNSSILNVESNLDLIPSYLTLHSINAFGYKHTLSEFKLKNDLKYLNIKYDYIVIDTPPSLDFTLTSSLICCNYVIVPMTAEKWTIESFDLLKFFMEKIALELPIFFIITRFKKNNTHKRLLEMINSKSNFLGTISEREDLNKRIAENNIFDFGKDYIKEYENSLINFFKRVD
- a CDS encoding chromosome replication/partitioning protein; this encodes MKNNKELKINKRNIDSKGNALLTASDDNEEGAGTVRYNALKKKLYINLREGIYNRIECMKILKEIKDNEYYKLDGYKSFDAFIRNYDVAKTQAYNYLKIATALEEGLLEEQYVLENGFRQILSLLKDKESATIKKSKVNPIKPLRFQLKSQESYGFYKSNAKFTSFLMDELFENQKDLLDKLLKKYKELKGE
- the bdr gene encoding Bdr family repetitive protein — translated: MSNLAYKTYRTEDLRVEFLNKGFTEEAVDFILLHNDNSNFEVLREKMNSLEQQMINVEQNLEKDIEFIRMEFNNKLENLDTKIDNVEKNLQKDISNLERSLLKEIERNNAVLREEMKKDNAILREEMKRDNAVLREEMKKDNAVLREEMKKDNAVLLEKLDMSNKVLLEKLKIGNRMLNLISLIGMPIITSILVYIITNYFGRG
- a CDS encoding recombinase RecT, which encodes MNNNMTKPEISNTISTITEKMNSSNIYEVWEAYKSMHGLKRMDTQSEREILTLLQVNNLNPFKKEAYIIPFNGRYAVVVAYQTLLIRAYEAGYSKYSLEFKEEMVKTIKIDSKGNKMVQEDWQCTAYFKSEHGNIYSFSVLFNEYYKNSPIWREKPVFMLRKCAVSCLCRTLPGAGLESMPYIREELGDTDDLYEAHKAQQIGHTETEKIVTKEMRPVDYESVTKSDNKHVPSNLSIESEEDNDANTLGTRQDTTQEQSKGVETPPVDVNRVVKSNNTNTVGVNKDNKANSIKFSCYKSLLIAARGMHKHLVDKPFKSISQINAYLSAIKKGDDSSFLEYFNMNKALRSVNYWIELIREYIFKNNHLMRKLDQFEAFIALMQPKYEDSPLRLFGFLSREEELRYLFDT